From the genome of Candidatus Nitrosocosmicus oleophilus, one region includes:
- a CDS encoding 30S ribosomal protein S12: MSKSPLGLFSGRVLKTKRKRSRWSNKYYKRRMLMLDKKANPLEGAPQARGIVLEKVGIESKQPNSAVRKCVRVQLIKNGKSITAFLPRDGALNFVDEHDEVVLEGIGGSMGGAMGDIPGVRWQVFKVNGVSLNQLVRGKKEKPRR; this comes from the coding sequence TTGAGTAAATCACCGTTAGGATTATTCTCGGGTAGAGTTTTGAAAACCAAACGAAAACGCTCCCGATGGTCAAACAAGTATTATAAACGTAGAATGTTGATGTTGGATAAGAAGGCTAATCCGTTGGAGGGTGCTCCACAGGCCAGAGGTATTGTTTTAGAGAAGGTTGGTATTGAATCAAAACAGCCTAATTCTGCAGTCCGAAAATGTGTACGGGTCCAATTAATAAAAAATGGAAAATCAATTACTGCCTTTTTACCAAGAGATGGTGCATTAAACTTCGTAGATGAACATGATGAAGTAGTCTTAGAAGGGATAGGAGGCTCAATGGGAGGAGCAATGGGTGATATACCAGGGGTTAGATGGCAAGTATTCAAAGTTAATGGTGTATCCCTTAATCAATTAGTAAGAGGAAAGAAGGAGAAACCAAGGCGATAA
- a CDS encoding acyl-CoA carboxylase subunit beta, whose product MREEKLKQYYDRKHSAEAGGGPDKVEAQHSKGKLTARERINLLLDPNTFTEIDKFVTHRGDDPEVKKYYGDGLITGFGTISGRQVFIYVYDFTVLGGSLGEMAGKKVSKVMTLALKVGCPIIGILDSGGARIQEGVSSLDGYGDIFLKNALASGVIPQITASIGPCAGGAVYSPAMTDFVIMVDNVGQMFVTGPEVVKEVLSQEVTFEDLGGARTHATKSGVAHFVAKDEVDCMDKIKTLLSYLPQNNKEEPEILAADVDDPNRLDTNLISVLPDNPYQSYDMKEIITSIVDSGNFFEVHELFAENIVVGFARMGGRSVGIIANQPLFLAGALDIHSSNKAARFVRFCDSFNIPIITLVDTPGYLPGADQEHNGIIRHGSKLLFAYCEATVPKITCIIGKAYGGAYIAMGSKNLGTDLNIAWPTAEIAVLGPEAAITIIHRKSLKDSSDAASKKKSLAKEYRNKFANPYIAAERGTIDSVVDPMETRPLIISALNALSSKKENRPWKKHGNINL is encoded by the coding sequence ATGCGTGAGGAAAAACTAAAACAATATTATGACCGAAAACACAGTGCTGAAGCAGGTGGAGGTCCAGATAAAGTTGAAGCTCAGCATTCGAAGGGGAAGCTAACTGCGAGAGAGCGCATAAATCTTTTATTAGATCCAAATACGTTTACGGAAATTGACAAATTTGTAACTCATAGAGGTGATGACCCTGAAGTAAAAAAATATTATGGTGATGGTTTGATTACTGGTTTTGGCACTATTAGCGGTAGACAAGTGTTTATCTACGTATATGATTTTACTGTTTTGGGTGGTTCGTTAGGAGAAATGGCTGGAAAAAAGGTATCTAAAGTAATGACACTCGCACTGAAGGTGGGATGTCCAATTATTGGTATACTTGATTCAGGCGGGGCAAGGATCCAAGAGGGTGTATCAAGTCTAGATGGGTATGGTGATATTTTTCTCAAGAATGCTCTTGCTTCGGGTGTTATCCCTCAAATAACTGCCAGTATTGGACCGTGTGCTGGTGGAGCTGTGTATTCTCCTGCTATGACAGATTTTGTCATAATGGTTGATAATGTAGGACAAATGTTTGTGACAGGACCGGAAGTTGTAAAAGAAGTTCTGAGTCAAGAAGTTACATTTGAGGATTTGGGAGGTGCTAGGACTCATGCTACAAAATCAGGAGTTGCACATTTCGTGGCGAAGGACGAGGTTGATTGTATGGATAAAATTAAAACATTGCTCTCTTACCTTCCTCAAAATAATAAAGAGGAACCAGAAATTTTAGCAGCTGATGTTGACGACCCTAACCGTTTAGATACTAATTTGATAAGTGTATTGCCGGACAATCCATATCAGTCTTACGATATGAAGGAAATCATTACTTCTATTGTTGATAGTGGTAATTTCTTCGAAGTTCACGAACTATTTGCGGAAAACATAGTGGTTGGATTTGCAAGGATGGGCGGTAGATCTGTAGGTATCATTGCAAATCAGCCTTTATTTTTAGCTGGTGCATTAGACATACACTCTTCTAATAAAGCTGCAAGATTTGTTAGATTTTGTGATTCGTTTAATATTCCCATAATTACGCTTGTAGATACTCCTGGATATTTACCAGGAGCTGATCAAGAACACAATGGGATTATCAGACATGGGAGTAAGCTTTTATTCGCATATTGCGAGGCGACTGTTCCAAAAATTACGTGTATTATCGGTAAAGCATATGGAGGAGCTTATATTGCGATGGGAAGTAAGAATCTTGGTACCGATTTGAACATTGCATGGCCAACAGCTGAAATCGCAGTACTAGGACCGGAAGCAGCAATCACTATTATACATAGGAAAAGTCTAAAAGATTCTTCTGATGCAGCAAGCAAAAAGAAAAGTTTGGCAAAAGAGTATCGAAACAAGTTTGCAAACCCATACATAGCTGCCGAAAGAGGAACAATTGACTCTGTCGTTGATCCCATGGAGACCAGACCATTAATCATAAGCGCTCTCAATGCCCTTTCTAGCAAAAAAGAGAATAGACCATGGAAAAAGCATGGGAATATTAATTTGTAA
- a CDS encoding NusA-like transcription termination signal-binding factor, with translation MSEKIKLSPDEFRLLSLFQTVTAADARDCIIDEKMERVIFVVNKGQMGMAIGKGGSNIKQLQNVINKKIELVEHSENPTDFVKNIFNSNIIQEIRINDRMDGTKIALVVADAKKKGLVVGKDGRNVDKARLLAKRYFNITNVLVISPEQLIKSEKM, from the coding sequence ATGAGTGAAAAAATTAAGTTATCTCCAGATGAATTTCGATTATTATCATTATTTCAGACTGTCACTGCCGCTGATGCCAGGGACTGCATAATTGATGAAAAAATGGAACGTGTAATTTTTGTTGTAAATAAAGGACAAATGGGAATGGCAATAGGCAAGGGGGGATCCAATATTAAGCAGCTACAAAACGTGATTAATAAGAAAATAGAGTTGGTTGAACATTCTGAGAATCCAACTGATTTTGTCAAGAATATATTCAATTCAAATATTATTCAAGAAATTCGCATAAACGATCGTATGGATGGAACCAAAATAGCCCTAGTGGTCGCAGACGCAAAGAAAAAGGGACTAGTCGTAGGTAAGGATGGAAGGAATGTAGACAAAGCGCGGCTTCTTGCGAAGAGATATTTTAATATTACAAACGTCCTGGTCATTAGTCCGGAACAATTAATTAAAAGTGAAAAGATGTGA
- a CDS encoding acetyl-CoA carboxylase biotin carboxyl carrier protein subunit, with translation MEIKVDDIQEEFEGKVIGFDKDSNLVVQINGSDHLIKVLDMKSDKFEFLFDNAFHEIKILEVTSTELKILLDGQSMALKKHAKLTEIIEKSRANSGGVASMNTISSQIPGRVISISVNKGDAVKQGDNIVVLESMKMQVAIKSPRDGTVRDLKVKEGQSISRNDVVAILD, from the coding sequence ATGGAAATAAAGGTTGATGATATACAAGAAGAATTTGAAGGTAAAGTTATAGGTTTTGATAAGGATAGTAATTTAGTTGTCCAAATTAATGGATCAGATCATCTTATAAAAGTATTAGATATGAAATCGGATAAATTTGAATTCTTGTTTGATAATGCTTTTCATGAAATCAAGATTCTTGAAGTCACAAGCACAGAATTAAAGATATTGTTAGATGGGCAATCAATGGCTCTCAAGAAACATGCAAAACTAACTGAAATAATAGAAAAATCAAGAGCCAATTCAGGAGGTGTCGCCTCCATGAATACGATCTCCAGTCAGATACCTGGAAGGGTAATATCAATATCGGTAAATAAGGGTGATGCTGTCAAACAGGGGGATAACATCGTAGTTTTGGAATCCATGAAAATGCAAGTTGCCATAAAATCACCTAGAGATGGGACAGTAAGAGATCTCAAAGTTAAAGAAGGTCAGAGTATTTCAAGAAATGATGTTGTAGCAATTCTTGATTGA
- a CDS encoding ribosomal L7Ae/L30e/S12e/Gadd45 family protein: MNEKKLAKILKEGVKNNKIKTGYKEVSQYIKGTKLIVLSKTLTPEKEEKIKKSAEESAISVISYPGNAVLLGRLCSLSYGASVVSLKNVSDDDVKELMSS; encoded by the coding sequence ATGAATGAAAAGAAATTGGCAAAAATCCTGAAGGAAGGTGTAAAAAATAACAAAATAAAAACCGGGTATAAAGAAGTATCGCAGTACATCAAAGGCACAAAGTTAATAGTACTTTCAAAGACCTTGACCCCCGAAAAAGAAGAAAAAATAAAGAAGTCTGCTGAAGAAAGCGCTATTTCTGTGATATCATATCCCGGAAATGCCGTTCTACTTGGAAGGCTTTGCAGCTTATCATATGGAGCCAGTGTGGTTTCATTAAAAAATGTCTCTGATGATGATGTTAAAGAGTTAATGAGTAGCTAA
- a CDS encoding 30S ribosomal protein S7, whose protein sequence is MSGKEQVNMLLFNKWDTRDIEIVDEGLKNVIHLHPSMTIPVTFGRHEHQRLKKAEVNIIERLVNKLMHFGKRYAKNTGRMGGKKTKVMNVVKTALEIISIETGKNPVELLIRAIENAAPNEDTTRIVYGGVVYHVSVDVSPLRRVDLALRFVAEGVRESTYSSPQAMEEVLAREIMLASENDMNSYAIKKKNEQERIAMSSR, encoded by the coding sequence ATGAGTGGAAAAGAACAAGTAAATATGCTTCTGTTTAACAAGTGGGATACAAGAGATATTGAAATTGTCGATGAAGGGCTGAAAAACGTAATCCATTTACATCCCTCAATGACAATACCTGTAACCTTTGGACGTCATGAGCATCAACGATTGAAAAAAGCAGAGGTCAATATTATTGAACGACTGGTCAACAAACTTATGCATTTTGGAAAAAGATATGCCAAAAATACTGGACGAATGGGTGGTAAAAAGACAAAGGTTATGAACGTAGTAAAAACTGCACTTGAAATCATATCCATAGAAACCGGTAAGAATCCTGTAGAATTACTTATAAGGGCGATAGAAAATGCCGCTCCAAATGAAGATACTACCAGAATAGTTTATGGTGGTGTGGTGTATCATGTTTCAGTTGATGTTTCACCTTTAAGAAGGGTAGATCTAGCTTTGCGATTCGTTGCCGAAGGAGTACGCGAGTCGACCTATTCTTCACCTCAAGCCATGGAAGAGGTACTTGCCAGAGAAATAATGTTGGCTTCTGAGAACGACATGAACAGTTATGCGATAAAAAAGAAAAATGAGCAGGAAAGGATTGCAATGTCATCTAGATGA
- a CDS encoding acetyl-CoA carboxylase biotin carboxylase subunit translates to MSKQISSILIANRGEIALRIIRACKELEIKSVSVYSDEDKTSIHVKRADEAYHIGPAAPAQSYLNMSRIMEVATKAGVDAIHPGYGFLSENETFAELCEKNNIIFIGPKSLAMELTGDKMKCKRIMKQAEVPTVPGSEGVIDDVDKAVEIANEAGYPVLLKSAYGGGGRGIRLAKDEKELRQEFEMASAESKAAFGKAALFVEKFLEKIRHIEFQLVRDSHGNTRHLFERECSIQRRHQKLIEMSPSPIMTAEKRNEIGEIAKRAADAVDYLNAGTAEFLCDPQGNYYFIEINSRLQVEHPVTELVTGLDLVKLQISIANGEPIPFKQQDLTFNGAAMECRINAEDPFYDFAPSVGKVPYCNLPYGPGIRVDTYLYPGCTVSGFYDSLTAKLISWGSSFDESRRRMRNALDEFIIEGINTTIPLYKTIMNDEHFIKGDLSTDYLDRYSIIEKMRKELKTRNSDRQKRLLPAVASAIIQTENVKRHSKRDHSVQNNWKFGGVA, encoded by the coding sequence ATGTCAAAACAAATAAGTAGTATATTGATTGCAAACCGCGGAGAGATTGCCCTAAGAATCATTAGGGCCTGTAAGGAGCTGGAAATAAAGTCAGTTTCAGTATATTCTGATGAAGATAAGACTTCTATCCACGTTAAAAGGGCTGATGAGGCGTATCATATTGGACCCGCGGCTCCTGCTCAAAGCTATTTGAACATGAGCCGCATTATGGAAGTTGCTACAAAAGCAGGGGTGGATGCGATCCATCCAGGATATGGATTTCTTTCAGAAAATGAGACTTTTGCTGAATTATGTGAGAAGAACAATATTATTTTCATCGGGCCTAAGAGTCTAGCTATGGAACTGACCGGAGATAAAATGAAGTGTAAACGCATAATGAAACAGGCTGAAGTTCCCACAGTTCCGGGTAGTGAAGGAGTTATTGATGACGTTGATAAAGCAGTGGAAATTGCAAACGAAGCCGGATACCCTGTTTTACTAAAATCAGCGTACGGTGGGGGGGGACGCGGTATCAGACTTGCAAAGGACGAAAAAGAGTTGAGGCAAGAATTTGAAATGGCCTCTGCAGAGTCGAAAGCTGCGTTCGGCAAGGCTGCTCTATTTGTGGAAAAGTTCTTGGAGAAAATTCGCCACATAGAATTTCAATTGGTAAGGGATTCACACGGTAACACCAGACATTTGTTTGAGCGGGAATGTTCCATTCAAAGAAGGCATCAAAAATTAATTGAGATGTCTCCTTCACCTATAATGACCGCCGAAAAGAGAAATGAAATTGGAGAAATAGCAAAGAGAGCTGCTGATGCAGTTGACTATCTTAATGCAGGAACAGCTGAATTTCTGTGCGATCCACAAGGTAATTATTATTTTATAGAGATTAATTCTAGGTTACAGGTTGAACATCCTGTAACCGAGCTTGTTACGGGTCTTGATTTGGTAAAGTTGCAAATATCAATTGCAAATGGCGAACCAATCCCCTTTAAGCAACAGGATCTAACGTTTAATGGTGCTGCAATGGAATGTCGTATTAATGCGGAAGATCCATTCTATGATTTTGCACCCTCAGTAGGTAAAGTACCTTATTGCAATTTACCATATGGTCCAGGCATACGTGTGGATACTTATTTGTACCCTGGATGCACTGTCTCAGGTTTTTATGACTCTTTAACCGCCAAGCTAATATCTTGGGGATCATCATTTGATGAATCGCGTCGAAGGATGAGAAATGCTTTGGATGAGTTCATAATTGAGGGAATAAATACTACTATCCCATTGTACAAAACCATAATGAATGATGAACACTTTATTAAGGGTGATTTGTCAACAGATTACCTTGATAGGTATTCTATCATAGAGAAAATGAGAAAAGAATTAAAAACCAGGAATTCTGATAGGCAAAAAAGACTTTTACCTGCAGTAGCATCTGCGATCATCCAAACTGAAAATGTGAAACGTCACTCAAAGAGAGATCACTCTGTTCAGAATAACTGGAAATTTGGTGGAGTTGCTTGA
- a CDS encoding DNA-directed RNA polymerase subunit A' gives MNDESVKILDGIRFSIWSPVEVRKFSVTEVTAPETYDEDGMPVQGGLMDNRLGTLEPGQKCATCGNTSARCPGHFGHIELAEPVLHIAFIDDIHKLLLITCRSCNRIKLSNEDLEKYKNLRDSKAAYAVITLENVKDEIIEKAKKVKVCPHCQKEQYDLIFTKPTIFVEKTDVGENRLLPITIRERLLNVSNDDLILLGYDPKTARPEWFILQVLPVPPVTVRPSIILETGIRSEDDLTHKLVDIIRVNQRLKESKEAGTPPLIVQDLVDLLQYHVTTYFDNEVSGIPQAHHRSGRPLKTITQRLKGKEGRFRGSLSGKRVDFSSRTVISPDPNLTISDVGVPSDVAKKLTIPETVSTWNIDKLKSLVLNGPNNYPGANYIIRPDGVKIRLDYVTDRAAIADSIMNGYTVERHLMNGDVVIFNRQPSLHRMSIMAHNVRVLPYRTFRLHPAVCPPYNADFDGDEMNLHVPQSQEARAEAALLMRVQDQLISPRYGGPIIGGIRDFITGAFLLTKDETILTADEIANFAYLGGFSGPLPKPHLEKDGKAFFTGKQLFSLFLPKDFNFVITSKWNKASKLQGKDVVIKNGQLISGVIDKASIGAEEPDSVLHRIAKDYGNDEAKKFLDAILVMLKTYITHKGFSYGYSDLWLSDETRKEIQDVIQKTYNKIDELIKQYHDGTLPLTRGLSPEEALELYVVNELSRARDRAGKIADRSFPDDNSGVIMASTGARGSTLNIGQMTAALGQQSIRGKRIIKGYRNRALPHFRPGDQNPDSKGFVKSNYRDGLNPIEFFFHAMGGREGLVDTAVRTQQSGYMQRRLINALEHLKIEYDLTVRDPHGNIIQYVYGDDGIDPAKSDHGDAVNITRLVESESVIDEGVKTSESEVKDLLLKFKEKMNPKLTQEIEAALLSYPLSKTGIKKVVHKIMDLFEKAMIEPGEAAGVVTAQSIGEPGTQMTLRTFHFAGVKERNVTLGLPRLIELVDARKKPVTPTMDIYLDDEHKLSREKALEVAKRIIFTRISDLVNKVDTDYSGNLSFFFSEKKIADRGTSIQEIHEVLKSSKKRYEVTINEDILVIKVSLSQEPDAQTLLTLRNKLLNARVKGVPDIERVTIVKQNDEWVIQTAGSNLAKVVLVEGIDVSRITTNNVFEIWQTLGIEAARTALVKEVTNTLEEQGLEVDIRHIMLVADLMTSKGYLQQIGRHGIAGTKTSVLARAAFEITVPTIARAALEGQVEPLKGVTENVIVGATVPVGTGMIDLYMSVKE, from the coding sequence ATGAATGATGAATCTGTAAAGATATTAGATGGTATTAGATTTAGCATATGGTCGCCTGTCGAGGTAAGGAAGTTTAGTGTTACTGAGGTGACCGCACCCGAAACTTACGATGAAGATGGAATGCCTGTTCAAGGGGGATTAATGGACAACAGACTGGGAACGCTGGAGCCTGGTCAAAAATGTGCTACCTGCGGAAATACATCTGCTAGATGTCCTGGGCATTTTGGTCATATTGAACTTGCCGAACCCGTTCTACACATCGCCTTTATCGATGATATTCATAAACTGCTTTTGATTACTTGCAGATCGTGTAATCGTATTAAACTTAGTAACGAAGATTTAGAAAAATACAAAAATTTACGCGATAGCAAGGCCGCTTATGCCGTAATTACTCTTGAAAACGTTAAAGATGAGATAATTGAGAAAGCAAAGAAAGTTAAAGTTTGTCCACATTGCCAAAAAGAACAATATGATCTCATTTTTACAAAACCTACAATCTTTGTTGAAAAAACTGATGTAGGGGAGAATAGGTTATTACCCATTACCATTAGGGAGAGGCTGTTAAATGTTTCAAATGATGACTTGATACTATTAGGATATGACCCAAAGACTGCTCGACCAGAATGGTTCATTCTCCAAGTATTGCCCGTACCACCAGTAACAGTTAGACCCTCTATTATTCTAGAAACAGGTATCCGATCAGAGGACGACTTGACTCACAAACTAGTGGATATAATCCGAGTAAACCAGAGACTCAAAGAGAGCAAAGAAGCTGGAACACCACCTTTAATTGTTCAAGATTTGGTAGATTTATTACAGTATCATGTTACGACTTACTTTGACAATGAAGTTTCGGGCATTCCTCAGGCCCATCACAGGTCTGGAAGACCATTAAAAACCATAACCCAAAGGCTAAAGGGTAAAGAGGGTCGATTTAGAGGATCACTATCAGGCAAGCGCGTTGATTTTTCAAGCAGAACCGTAATTTCGCCTGATCCAAATCTTACCATATCAGACGTGGGTGTACCAAGTGATGTCGCAAAAAAGCTCACAATACCAGAAACTGTTTCTACATGGAATATTGATAAACTGAAAAGTCTTGTTCTAAATGGGCCTAACAATTATCCCGGAGCTAATTACATTATTCGGCCGGACGGAGTAAAAATAAGATTGGACTATGTCACGGATAGAGCTGCTATTGCTGATTCAATAATGAATGGCTATACTGTGGAGCGACACCTGATGAATGGGGATGTTGTAATATTTAATCGACAACCATCTTTGCACAGGATGTCTATTATGGCTCACAATGTAAGAGTACTTCCATATCGTACTTTTAGGCTTCATCCGGCGGTATGTCCACCTTATAACGCAGACTTTGATGGTGACGAGATGAATTTACACGTACCACAAAGCCAGGAGGCAAGGGCTGAGGCGGCCTTGTTAATGCGTGTTCAGGACCAGTTGATATCACCAAGATATGGAGGACCCATTATCGGTGGTATACGTGATTTCATAACTGGAGCATTCTTATTAACAAAAGATGAAACCATACTAACTGCTGATGAAATAGCTAATTTTGCATATTTGGGTGGATTTAGTGGACCTTTACCTAAGCCTCATTTAGAGAAAGACGGAAAGGCATTTTTTACTGGCAAACAGTTATTTTCACTTTTCTTACCAAAGGATTTCAACTTTGTAATCACTTCAAAATGGAATAAAGCTTCAAAGTTGCAAGGGAAGGATGTAGTCATTAAAAACGGTCAATTGATCTCAGGTGTAATCGATAAAGCTTCAATAGGCGCAGAAGAACCTGATAGCGTACTTCACCGAATTGCAAAAGACTATGGTAACGACGAGGCAAAAAAATTCCTTGACGCTATACTTGTTATGTTAAAGACCTACATTACTCACAAGGGATTTAGTTATGGGTACTCTGATTTGTGGCTGAGTGACGAAACTCGAAAAGAGATTCAAGATGTAATTCAAAAAACTTACAATAAAATCGACGAATTGATCAAACAATATCATGATGGTACATTACCTTTAACCAGAGGTTTATCCCCAGAGGAGGCCTTGGAGCTATATGTTGTTAATGAACTCTCAAGAGCAAGAGACAGAGCCGGAAAAATTGCCGACCGATCGTTTCCTGATGACAACTCTGGCGTAATCATGGCTTCAACCGGGGCAAGAGGTTCAACTTTAAATATTGGACAGATGACTGCAGCTTTGGGTCAACAATCAATCCGTGGAAAAAGGATTATCAAAGGGTACAGGAACAGAGCGTTACCACATTTTAGGCCCGGTGACCAAAATCCAGATTCTAAGGGTTTTGTTAAATCCAATTATAGAGATGGACTTAATCCAATCGAATTTTTCTTTCATGCCATGGGAGGAAGAGAAGGTCTAGTTGATACCGCAGTTCGTACTCAACAATCAGGATATATGCAGCGTAGACTCATAAATGCTTTAGAACATCTCAAAATTGAATATGATTTAACTGTTCGTGACCCACATGGAAATATCATTCAATATGTTTATGGGGATGATGGGATTGATCCAGCCAAAAGCGATCACGGTGATGCCGTAAATATCACTAGGCTGGTAGAGAGTGAATCCGTTATTGATGAAGGAGTTAAAACCAGCGAGTCTGAAGTGAAGGATTTGTTGCTAAAATTCAAGGAGAAGATGAATCCTAAGTTGACTCAGGAAATTGAAGCAGCATTGTTATCCTATCCACTGAGCAAGACTGGGATTAAGAAAGTAGTGCACAAAATAATGGATTTGTTCGAAAAAGCCATGATAGAGCCAGGAGAAGCAGCGGGAGTTGTTACAGCTCAGTCTATTGGTGAACCAGGTACACAGATGACCCTGAGAACTTTTCATTTTGCAGGAGTAAAAGAAAGAAATGTAACGCTAGGCCTACCAAGGCTTATTGAGCTAGTAGATGCAAGAAAGAAACCCGTTACTCCTACTATGGATATTTATCTTGACGATGAACACAAATTATCCAGGGAAAAAGCCCTGGAAGTTGCAAAAAGGATTATTTTTACGCGGATATCCGATCTAGTAAACAAAGTGGATACTGATTACAGTGGAAATTTGTCATTTTTCTTTTCTGAAAAGAAGATAGCCGACAGAGGAACGTCTATACAAGAAATCCATGAAGTGTTGAAAAGTTCTAAGAAGAGATACGAAGTTACCATAAATGAAGATATTCTAGTCATAAAAGTTTCCCTATCCCAAGAACCAGATGCTCAAACTTTACTAACATTACGTAATAAATTATTGAACGCGCGTGTTAAGGGAGTCCCTGATATCGAAAGAGTAACAATTGTAAAACAAAATGATGAATGGGTGATTCAGACAGCTGGATCAAATTTGGCGAAAGTGGTACTAGTAGAAGGAATAGATGTATCAAGAATCACCACAAACAATGTGTTCGAAATATGGCAAACTCTTGGGATTGAAGCCGCAAGAACTGCACTAGTCAAAGAAGTCACTAATACTTTGGAGGAACAGGGTTTGGAAGTTGATATCCGACATATTATGTTAGTAGCAGATTTAATGACATCAAAGGGATACTTACAACAAATTGGCCGTCACGGTATAGCAGGGACAAAGACTTCAGTATTAGCAAGGGCAGCTTTTGAAATTACTGTCCCTACAATCGCTAGAGCTGCACTAGAGGGGCAAGTGGAACCGTTAAAAGGAGTTACTGAAAATGTAATAGTCGGAGCAACTGTACCAGTTGGCACTGGAATGATTGATCTATATATGAGTGTCAAGGAATAG
- a CDS encoding AAA family ATPase, whose protein sequence is MWVEKYRISEFDNFFGNEKSRLLVINWLRNWIKGAKPLLIVGPPGTGKTSFVKSLAKLLDLDLIELNASDLRNKINLEIIINPILLNKSIFGKQMLLFLDEVDGISGRDDYGGMPFLSNILKNADVPIIMASNSKSYKMKDLIKNSKLVEFRPLSSFASYMLLQNVMRRERKNLKSSEQFKIISQCRGDARTLLNTLQAKLEGEVNSDGNTGTESSIEECINNFFSLTDISQAKKLLITSSIRYTTPKYGYTSEERSKDFLNALYTSIVSSERKLKSDDLANLLEKLSEIDLFVDRIYEKRNWSLLRYANDLFLNKLFRISRDKAIEYNQYSVPFSAMGPIFMRGQSLRPLRTELSKIFHTSVSKIGLFYYSNFIMIMKNLAIKDLGFDNPDNLKFNELINKEIEKQSSKTKL, encoded by the coding sequence ATGTGGGTAGAAAAATATCGAATAAGTGAATTTGACAATTTTTTTGGGAATGAAAAATCACGACTTCTAGTAATAAACTGGTTAAGAAACTGGATTAAGGGCGCAAAACCTCTTCTAATTGTAGGTCCTCCAGGGACTGGAAAGACTTCGTTTGTAAAGTCATTGGCTAAATTACTAGATTTAGATTTGATCGAACTTAATGCCAGTGACCTCCGTAACAAGATTAACCTAGAGATTATCATCAATCCAATACTACTAAACAAAAGTATTTTTGGAAAGCAGATGTTGTTGTTCTTAGATGAGGTAGATGGCATCTCTGGGAGGGATGACTATGGTGGAATGCCGTTCTTGTCAAACATATTAAAGAATGCTGATGTTCCGATCATTATGGCCTCAAATTCAAAGAGTTACAAAATGAAAGACTTAATAAAAAATAGCAAGCTTGTTGAATTTAGACCCTTGTCGTCATTTGCAAGTTATATGTTGCTCCAAAATGTCATGAGGCGGGAGAGAAAGAATTTAAAAAGTTCGGAGCAGTTTAAGATTATTAGTCAATGTCGTGGCGATGCCAGGACCCTTTTGAATACTTTGCAAGCAAAGCTGGAAGGAGAAGTTAATTCCGATGGTAACACCGGTACTGAATCGTCAATAGAAGAGTGTATTAACAACTTTTTTTCTCTAACTGACATTTCACAAGCAAAAAAGTTGTTGATAACATCCTCAATTCGTTATACAACGCCAAAATACGGCTATACCTCGGAAGAACGTAGCAAAGATTTCTTAAATGCTTTGTATACTAGCATTGTTAGCAGTGAGAGAAAGTTGAAATCAGATGATTTGGCTAATTTACTAGAAAAGCTTTCGGAGATTGATTTATTTGTAGACAGGATTTATGAAAAACGGAATTGGAGCTTACTCAGATACGCAAACGACTTGTTCCTCAACAAATTATTTAGGATTAGTAGAGATAAGGCAATAGAATATAATCAATATTCTGTTCCATTCTCGGCGATGGGTCCAATATTTATGAGGGGGCAATCATTAAGACCTCTTAGAACGGAACTGTCAAAGATTTTTCACACAAGCGTATCTAAAATTGGTCTTTTCTATTATTCCAACTTCATTATGATAATGAAAAATCTAGCGATTAAAGATCTTGGTTTCGATAATCCTGACAACTTAAAGTTTAATGAACTCATTAACAAGGAAATTGAAAAACAATCAAGCAAAACAAAACTTTAA